From one Triticum urartu cultivar G1812 chromosome 3, Tu2.1, whole genome shotgun sequence genomic stretch:
- the LOC125544262 gene encoding vacuolar protein sorting-associated protein 25-like, translating into MQRTVDFKLPHFFNYPPYFTLQPVRETREKQVQLWKELILDYCRSQKMYIISLEEDFPLFSNPKIERSLSYEAKEVFLAALVSEGRAEWIDKNHKKCLVLWLRIQDWANYILDFVKENGLEVTTIEDIRSGIETHGTELAGIDRGVLMRALRLLEQKGKAVIFKGSSADDEGVKFSV; encoded by the exons ATGCAGAGGACGGTGGATTTCAAGCTCCCCCACTTTTTCAACTACCCGCCATACTTTAC TTTGCAGCCTGTGAGAGAAACACGTGAAAAGCAAGTGCAGCTATGGAAAGAGCTGATACTTGATTACTGTAGAAGTCAAAAGATGTATATAATCTCCCTGGAAGAAGATTTTCCGTTGTTCTCCAATCCAAAGATTGAGA GATCTCTAAGCTATGAAGCAAAGGAAGTGTTCCTTGCAGCTCTTGTTAGTGAAG GGCGCGCAGAGTGGATTGACAAAAATCACAAGAAGTGTCTCGTTCTTTGGCTGCGGATTCAAGATTGGGCTAACTACATATTAGACTTC GTAAAGGAAAATGGGTTGGAAGTAACAACAATTGAAGATATACGCTCTGGAATTGAAACACATGGGACCG AACTTGCGGGAATTGATCGTGGTGTCCTCATGCGAGCTTTGAGGCTGCTGGAACAGAAGGGAAAGGCAGTTATCTTTAAGGGCAGTTCAGCAGACGATGAAGGCGTCAAATTTTCTGTTTAA